From Methylovorus glucosotrophus:
GCCCGCCCGATTTGGACGAGGTATTGCGCCAGTTCAGCCGCAAGCTGAACGGCCTGTTTGGCAGATCCCCCAAGGGCGGTCAGTCGCCACAATCCGAAGGCAGTGGTATTCCTGTGCTACCTATCGTGGGCTTGATTGCCGTGATCTGGTTTGCCACCGGCTTTTATATCGTCGACCAAGGCTCGCGCGGCGTGGTATTGCGCTTCGGCAAACATGTGGAAACCACCTTGCCCGGCCCGCGCTGGCACATGCCTTACCCGGTTGAAAGTGTGGACGTCATCAACATGGAGCAGGTGCGCACCATTGAGGTGGGTTACCGTTCCGCTGAAGGTGGTTCAGGCCGCAGCAAGGAATTGCGCGAATCTCTGATGCTGACCGATGACGAGAACATTATTGATCTGCAGTTTGCCGTGCAGTACAACCTGAAGAATGTGGAAGAGGCGCTGTTCAATAACCGTTCTGCGGAAGAGTCCGTGCGCGGCATTGCCGAGACTGCGATTCGTGAAATCGTCGGCAAGAGCAAAATGGACTTTGCCTTGTACGAAGGCCGCGAAGAAGTGGCTGTTGAAGCCAAGAAGCTGATGCAGGAAATCCTGGATCGCTACAACACTGGTATCAATGTCGTGAATGTCACCATGCAGAACGCGCAACCTCCCGAGCAGGTGCAGGCTGCGTTTGATGATGCAGTGAAAGCTGGCCAGGATCTGGAACGTCAGAAAAATGAAGGTCAGGCGTATGCCAACGACATCATTCCAAAAGCGCGTGGTACGGCATCACGTCTTTTGGAAGAGGCGGCTGGTTACAAGCTGCGTGTTGAGAACGAAGCGCAAGGTAATGCCAGCCGGTTTGAGCAGGTATTAACCCAGTATCAACGAGCCCCTGAAGTGACACGCCAGCGTCTTTATCTGGATGCCCAGGAGCAGATTCTCTCTAATGTGAGCA
This genomic window contains:
- the hflK gene encoding FtsH protease activity modulator HflK, translated to MANDPGWGNRNNDGPPDLDEVLRQFSRKLNGLFGRSPKGGQSPQSEGSGIPVLPIVGLIAVIWFATGFYIVDQGSRGVVLRFGKHVETTLPGPRWHMPYPVESVDVINMEQVRTIEVGYRSAEGGSGRSKELRESLMLTDDENIIDLQFAVQYNLKNVEEALFNNRSAEESVRGIAETAIREIVGKSKMDFALYEGREEVAVEAKKLMQEILDRYNTGINVVNVTMQNAQPPEQVQAAFDDAVKAGQDLERQKNEGQAYANDIIPKARGTASRLLEEAAGYKLRVENEAQGNASRFEQVLTQYQRAPEVTRQRLYLDAQEQILSNVSKVVVDQKGGNSLLYLPLDKLLANTGGTPPAAPSLNAPTTTPASTLPEIDLNNLRSRDSFRSRDRESR